The genomic interval GATAACTTATTCATTCTTTCCAtaaattatgatgattaagctGACAACGTTTCTATGGTTATACAAAAgtagtttatttgttatttttaaataaagctTAAGAAAACTGGCACGCACATAGGGTTCTGACACAAATTCTTCATGATCACATGTTTTGTTAATGACCCGTCTACAAGAAGATTTAAGTATGTAGCAGATCAAAACACATTTGAGGTTTTGGTTAACATTTTTACCCTATATTAATTCATCTAGAGGCAAGGTTGTGCTAGTTTAAGGCAAGAGAATTTAGGATCAATGATCCATCAAGTCCAGTTGGTTTAAGGCTTGACACGAAATCGATCTTGTTGAGTTCATGGGCTTATATTGGTGCTGGGCAAAGTTTAATGTTGTATTCGAATCTTGCCAGCAATCAAGTATCTAACACTCTTCAAAATTGTTGTCATTTAATACCTTCTCAAATTACCATGTTGTTTAGGtggtaaaataattaaaagttattagATAGCTCAAATATGCTGCTAGAAGAGCGTGTATTAATTGTTCAAGAAATAGGCATTTTACATATGATTATAGAATAGAACTGCCTCTCTAAGTTAATTCTGATACTTCTATGAACTTAGAATCAAACCCCTTTTGCCTGGATTATCTTTGAACGTGGCCTTTTCATAGAATGAAATCattgaatatttaaatgaaCCAAATCCAAACTGTTTTTTatgcttatttgtttttttatgtaactTCTCCCACCAAGGCTGAAGGTACATGCCAGAACACGTCTGGCTGACATGAGATTGATTGATGCTAAGGTGGCCCATTTCCTGCCCTTTACCTTATTGTTGACTCCCCATAGAGTTTTTGATGCTGCTAAGGTTGGAAATTTGTTACTAATTGATCAGTATATGAAGCAGATCATGGTGTTTATGTAACTTTTTAAACTAAATGTTGTGCATAGACCTTGGGAAAAGGAGATTGCATTCTCTAAATGGGTCTATCCTTGCTTGAAATTCTTGCAATGATGCAGTGATGGATGTGTTTGCTGACCTGCCTGATAGATGTAAAGGGCTTAGTTTAGTTGAGTCTAATTTTTCAGTATTCATCAAGGTGAACTATTGATTGCTCTGCTTTCTACATTGGCTCCTAAGTGCCAATGAATTTATTCCTTTCGTAGTTAGATCTTGGACTGTCTTTTAAGATTTATtatgagtttcttcttgattgcATTTTATGTCTTgggtgtttttttctttctgtacAAATTATGTAATCAATATTTGTCAAAAGTGGCAAACATTCATTTTTCATAAATGATGATTCTATatccgtatatatatatatatattgtctcaGTATTCGTATGACCTCCTTCTGCAATATCTTCAGAAGACATTGGCACTAACTATGCTTGGAATAATAAATGAGCATATTAATTTCCAAGGTATGGCTTTTTCATTGTCAAAAGGCTTAAATGTGAATAGCTAACAATGCTTTCTATTATATGTGTGAATATTCTTTTCACTTGAACTAAATCTATTGTTGTTCCTTACATTTGTACTGTTCTTCTGATTTGGTCTCCCTTTTTATAATTGCATTCTCAGTTTCTCCTGGCCAGCCTACCTCAATTTCAAAAGATGCAGATGTTGTTAGTCTAATGGGGTCTAGCCATGAAATTTCTAAGCAAATAAATCAGAAGGAAGTACACTGGGGGTAAGTGCCAGCTAATGACTACCAAAGGCTTGCTATGGTCTCATCTAGTTTCCGGATAATTCTTCCAGTTCCTTTAGTTTAGGGAATAGCAGGAATATTGTGGTCCTTTGACTGgaaatgtgttttcttttgtgatatgtatgtatgtatatgtatgtatagatgtatatttatacttatcatgttttatatgtagacccaaagggtcactcatgtTATGTGTGTTCAAGAGATAGACTTGTTCCACTTTCTCATTCTCTCTACTTCTAACACAGGGAACATTCCTCCCATTAAAGGTTTTGGTAGCTTCCATTCTCTAAATGTTTATGTAGCAGATCTGTTTTAATTCTGCTGAGTGAATTCTCTTACCTGATTGTTTTTGACACAATTCCTACAATCTTATCTTGCTCAGAAGAGGCCTACTAAAGGAGGAAAACAAGTTTCAATGGCACCTTGAGTGAAAGCAGAGCTAACTTTGCCTGTAATGTATTAACCAGCTACCATTTCCTTCCATTTCATAATGctttattatctatattttatttgctcAGATAATGAGAAATTATTAGGCATGGATGGATCACCATCACATGTTGATGGATTGATTTCTCAGTTCACCTTTTTTTTATGGAACCAAGTTGCTTGAACAGCCAACCTTATAGAGTCTTTGGTTTTGCTGAATGCATACTCAACTATTTTGttggaaatttaaaaaagaaaaatttcttGTTTTGCTATAATTCATGAAAAGTTTGGGCATTGagtattatataattttcttgagcATGATTTCGAAAACTAATTATGCTTAATGATGGCAGATTTCCTATTCCTTTTGCTTTGAGATTATTTGAGGATGTCAATTCTTCTCTAactaactaataattttgttttattgtaacTCTTGGAACTGCCATCTATTAATTGGGCGAGTCTTTTCTGCGTTCTCCGTGTTCATTGGATGATTGGCTTTGATTGAGCTGCTTTAAAGTTATTTCTGTTGATTTTATTTCtgttattgtttcaagtgtttGGTATAGTCCCACATAGTTAATGGCATTATCTGGATGGAGAATTTATGgttctttcaaataaaaattgttatttatattttctaggcCCACTGAAGCTGAGCAATCCATCCTTGAGGACTTGAGAAATCATGTGCAATTGAGTAGCTTGGCATTGCCATCTATCAGTTTATATACATTTGTTAATACACATAATCGGTAGGTATCAGCTCATCATAAAGTAGCATCTATATTTCTAACTATATAGCTGTGATGTTTTCTATCATATATCAATTCCCATTGTTATCTATTTTTCTCAACTTGTCTTAAACTAACATATTCCTCATTTTCTAGACTAAATTGTTCAGCCATATCCCATGATGGATCTTTGGTTGCTGAAGGTTTTTCTGACTCATCTTTGAAGGTTGCTTCCCTGCTGCAAGTTGGGCTTTTTTAATTcctttctctcatattttgaAGAcagttctctttttcttttccaggTTTATGATGCTTCGAAAACTTGTTAGTTCTACATCACTGGATGCtgtatttactttttgtttttttaatttggatgaATCTCTGAATGTGTTTAAGCAatctattcttttattttcaaaagcttTTATCTTTCCACTATTTACTCTTTCCACATTGCTATCATTTCATCTGCTTCATTTCTGACAGTTTTATATgctcatattaaaaatatcatgtcAGAATTATCAAGCATAAGGTGCTAAGCTACATTTTTTCAGTTCTTGtaatatgaatttgaattaCTTTGCAGAATTCTTTTGTTGGTTGAATCAAATCTGAAATAAGTTTGATTATTTTAGTCAATATTGATGCTAGGATTTCATGTCCTAAATACATCCATCAGTTAATACGCAGGCGGAAGGTGAAGCTTCTCAAAATAAACTTTTGTTGGGATCTGATGATGGAAAAAGATCGTATACATTATTTCAGGGTCATACTGGTCCTGTATATTCAGCAACATTTTGCCCTTTCGGTGAATTTCTTCTATCTTCTTCATCAGACTCAACAAGTAAAGTTACTTCGagtattttgtcttatttataaAAGAGTTGGTTACAGAGTAACATCCTGATGATCATTGCTTTCATTATTTTACTGCAGTAAAATTATGGAGCACTAAATTAAACTCCAATCTTGTCTGTTACAAAGGCCACAACTACCCAATATGGGATGTTCAGGTGAGATACTCATTGCAAAACCATTATTATGAATGAGGATAGAACACTGTTCAATCACCCTCTAAATTAAGGTGGCCATTGTTGGCTGTGTCTTTCATCTTATCAGAAATAACCTGGTTGTGTATCTATTTGATGAGTTCAATCAATGctagttttcataatttttttgacTGATATGTTAAATCATTTAATTGAGTTGTTTGCTTGAAGACAGGTTGCTTTACTGTTTAAACTCATTCTCACtgtttttgctttcctttttgtGTTCCTCTTGCTTAGAAAgatgtctttctttttttatatttattcattcatcttgtgttataattttatcaagTCTAGAATGTTTCTTTTCTTAGATGCAAGATAAAcatgttcttttatttattacatcatgATCTTTCCTTAAAGTGTTTTTTGTCCTTTGTTTATTTCCCTATCATTATCAATCACAGAATATGATCTGAAGAAGAAAtttgatgtgatttttttttatatatatatttaagccATCTGGCTATTGGCAGgatgacacacacacacatatatatatatatatatatctttgttcatttattaaaatcaaaataaaacatgttcTTGAAGATGTTTATAGAATACAGTTGCAATTGGTAACTTACTGAAATCATGCAGTGAATACAATGGCACCCAAATTGTAACTGTATCTCAACTGGTTCAAGTGACAAAACAGTCAGATTATGGGATGTGCAAAGTGGAGAATGTGTTTGCATTTTCATTGGTCATAGAGGCATGGTATTATCACTTGCAATTTCTCCTGATGGTCGATACATGGCTTCCGGTGATGAAGATGGTACTATTATGGTCTGGGATCTTTCGACTTGTCGGTGTGTTTCGCCATTAATGGCGCACTCTTCTTGTGTGTGGACTCTTGCTCTCAGGTGGGGCATGCTTATATCTTGCACCTtcttttcattgaatttctaCTTCCTACTGTTGGAGACCCATGTATATTGGACCCATCTTAGTTTTTCAAAGCATTCCTATATTGCTTTATAGCATCATACTGCTCATTACGTAACTTGCATTTTATATACTACCAATTTCATCTAAAACAGATCGCCGATGCATGCGATACACGTGCGATAAATCAAACCACTTCCTCCGTCTGATGTTAACGGTTATATTTAAGCTttgtataaatatcaaaactaTCATCAAAACtcttaaaatctaaaaaaagttAATGATAAGACATTTTTATCCTTGctaaagatatttatttttattagcgCACAACTCTCAttgaaacaagaagaagagtaaaattggaaaaaaaaataataattaatgtttattgaaCTCTtaaatatgacaaataatttgaaaaaaaaatatttcaaatgcgACAGTTAATATGAAATGGACGGAGTATCATGTCATATAAAACCCTATGAGGCCCGTCGCGTCGGTCATCGAAAGATTACCGATGTTACGTGATCCTCGAAAAACACTACTACCGCGTCGCGATTACACAAGTGGTAATCTCAGATAGAATAGTCATCATTTTCAAAGCTTTCATAAATATTAAAGTTAAAATGTGaatcccattaccaccaaatttcATGTCTCATCTCTGGATTCATCGCtagtaatcttataactttcagtatattttaacaaatagattACTATGACAACCAAACATCAGTAATGAATTATTCCCCTAATAaaagtttccaaccaaacatggttatattaaattaccacaatattcccaaccatataacattcccatcATATTACTACTGGATCTCAAGCATGCTAATACGTCATTCTACTGAAACCAAACTAgtctctaaaaataaaaattgattgcTTTACATCTTGAATCTTTAGACTGAAACCTAATTtgctactttatttattttattttattttattgcagtTCTCCTGAAGAAATCTTTTGTTCGCTACCAGCACACTTTCAAAATGCTAACTAAAT from Dioscorea cayenensis subsp. rotundata cultivar TDr96_F1 unplaced genomic scaffold, TDr96_F1_v2_PseudoChromosome.rev07_lg8_w22 25.fasta BLBR01002169.1, whole genome shotgun sequence carries:
- the LOC120257536 gene encoding transcription initiation factor TFIID subunit 5-like isoform X1, with the translated sequence MLGIINEHINFQVNTQAEGEASQNKLLLGSDDGKRSYTLFQGHTGPVYSATFCPFGEFLLSSSSDSTIKLWSTKLNSNLVCYKGHNYPIWDVQ
- the LOC120257536 gene encoding transcription initiation factor TFIID subunit 5-like isoform X2 translates to MSILISKAEGEASQNKLLLGSDDGKRSYTLFQGHTGPVYSATFCPFGEFLLSSSSDSTIKLWSTKLNSNLVCYKGHNYPIWDVQ